One window from the genome of Microcebus murinus isolate Inina chromosome X, M.murinus_Inina_mat1.0, whole genome shotgun sequence encodes:
- the LOC142865815 gene encoding uncharacterized protein LOC142865815 produces the protein MAGITVLTPNSSKFPPAKEERQINANAWIQTIPLLFLIWPTLLLPLCHPMGTYLSGSGDLGVEVRRLEKPRHRKRVPGETVLGVAIGLRRGGPLTPDLTPVPGVSPRGWGVGERDVARKWGLEEEGKGQWRSRRCQSLPHNVPESFTYSRPRFPDQTCRSQPALPHLISPAGCSGRPAPRLKLPTRTQRGSDFKPPPPSPHWVTAMPRSQPAFARAATSFFEGGTSGLAEGWRGLKRSVFPSIMEGAYHPLRASTLIARGIWYSLLEEAGEACSPTVHSGCHIAFDHHISLGSSLLSVTVS, from the exons ATGGCTGGAATCACAGTATTGACTCCAAACAGTTCTAAATTCCCACCTGCCAAAGAAGAGAGACAGATTAATGCCAATGCCTGGATTCAGACTATTCCCTTGTTATTCTTAATCTGGCCAACgctccttcttcctctttgtcATCCCATGGGAACCTACCTATCAG GGAGTGGAGATTTGGGGGTTGAGGTGAGGCGGCTTGAGAAACCACGTCATAGAAAGAGGGTTCCTGGGGAAACGGTCCTAGGCGTGGCGATCGGTTTGCGGAGAGGAGGCCCATTGACCCCAGACTTGACCCCCGTCCCTGGGGTCTCACCGAGGGGCTGGGGCGTCGGGGAGAGGGATGTGGCAAGGAAATGGGGACtcgaggaagaaggaaagggacagTGGAGGTCGAGGCGCTGCCAAAGTCTTCCCCACAACGTCCCTGAGAGTTTCACTTACTCCCGCCCGCGGTTCCCTGACCAAACTTGCCGCAGCCAGCCCGCCCTTCCACACCTGATTTCTCCCGCGGGCTGCTCCGGGCGGCCGGCTCCGCGCCTCAAACTGCCAACCAGAACCCAGAGAGGCAGCGACTTCAAGCCGCCGCCGCCTTCCCCGCACTGGGTCACCGCTATGCCGCGGTCACAGCCGGCGTTCGCACGCGCCGCTACTTCCTTTTTTGAAGGCGGGACTTCCGGGCTCGCGGAAGGATGGCGCGGGCTGAAGAGGAGCGTTTTCCCGTCAATCATGGAGGGCGCGTACCACCCCCTCCGCGCCTCAACCCTCATCG ccCGAGGCATCTGGTACTCTCTTCTTGAGGAAGCAGGGGAAGCTTGCAGTCCTACTGTCCACTCAG